The proteins below come from a single Nymphaea colorata isolate Beijing-Zhang1983 unplaced genomic scaffold, ASM883128v2 scaffold0131, whole genome shotgun sequence genomic window:
- the LOC116268136 gene encoding uncharacterized protein LOC116268136, which produces MEGKDSSLPLVGKLQFWYQHFVKGEDTFEDSLKPVAAVATVEEFWAYYQHFKRPTELPVGACIYLFKEGIKPEWEDEHNVNGGSFVLRFEKSKVNRLWEDVLLALISAKAETLAEISGVRVKVRKELAEIDFWVGSAEEAALERCRRWIITITALENETPIEFIPFYSEQ; this is translated from the coding sequence ATGGAGGGCAAAGATTCAAGCCTCCCCCTAGTGGGCAAGCTGCAGTTCTGGTACCAGCATTTCGTGAAGGGCGAGGACACCTTCGAGGACAGTTTGAAACCGGTGGCTGCGGTTGCCACCGTCGAGGAGTTCTGGGCATACTATCAACACTTCAAGAGACCCACCGAGCTGCCGGTGGGAGCCTGCATCTACCTCTTCAAAGAGGGAATAAAACCCGAATGGGAGGATGAGCACAACGTCAATGGCGGCTCCTTCGTGCTTCGGTTCGAGAAGAGCAAGGTCAACAGATTGTGGGAGGACGTCCTGCTGGCCCTAATCTCAGCGAAGGCGGAAACCTTGGCCGAGATCAGCGGAGTGAGGGTGAAGGTGAGAAAGGAATTAGCGGAAATCGATTTCTGGGTGGGGAGCGCTGAGGAAGCAGCCCTGGAGAGGTGCAGGAGGTGGATCATCACCATCACCGCACTCGAGAATGAAACGCCCATAGAATTCATCCCCTTCTACAGCGAACAATGA